The following proteins are encoded in a genomic region of Coregonus clupeaformis isolate EN_2021a chromosome 14, ASM2061545v1, whole genome shotgun sequence:
- the LOC121581539 gene encoding gap junction gamma-1 protein-like: MTTMSWSFLTRLLEEIHNHSTFVGKVWLTVLIIFRIVLTAVGGESIYSDEQTKFTCNTKQPGCDNVCYDAFAPLSHVRFWVFQIIMISTPSVMYLGYAIHKIARTSELERRKFHRRKKHIHAQRWSESHPLGEVLEEDEDNAAEPMTYQEEVVEAHEVKPEPAKPQKHDGRRRIMQEGLMRIYVLQLLSRAVFEIGFLAGQYLLYGFRVNSSYVCNKVPCPHNVDCFISRPTEKTIFLLIMYIVSCLCLLLNVCEMFHLGIGTFQDTLRKRRNQGCRRPSYSYPYSRNIPASPPEYNLVMKSDKPNRIIPNSLIMHHEQNMANDAQEHNQECTSPDDNIPSDLASLHRHLRVAQEQLEMAFQTYNTNKNQPTSRTSSPGSTMAEHNRVNTTQEKQGARPKSATTEKAGTIVKNGKSSVWI; encoded by the coding sequence ATGACCACGATGAGCTGGAGCTTTCTCACGCGTCTTCTGGAAGAGATCCACAACCACTCCACCTTTGTGGGGAAAGTGTGGCTCACGGTGCTCATCATCTTCCGCATCGTGCTGACTGCCGTGGGGGGCGAGTCCATCTACTCGGACGAGCAGACCAAGTTTACCTGTAACACCAAGCAGCCCGGCTGTGACAACGTGTGCTACGATGCCTTCGCCCCACTATCGCATGTCCGCTTCTGGGTCTTCCAGATCATCATGATCTCTACCCCCTCGGTCATGTACTTGGGCTATGCCATCCACAAGATAGCCCGCACCTCCGAGTTGGAGCGCCGGAAGTTCCACCGCCGGAAGAAGCACATTCATGCTCAAAGGTGGAGCGAAAGCCACCCACTTGGGGAGGTGCTGGAGGAGGATGAGGACAACGCTGCAGAGCCCATGACCTaccaggaggaggtggtggaagcCCATGAAGTCAAGCCTGAGCCGGCCAAACCGCAGAAACATGACGGCCGCCGGCGGATCATGCAAGAGGGCCTGATGAGAATCTACGTCCTGCAGCTACTGTCCCGGGCCGTGTTTGAGATCGGCTTCCTGGCAGGCCAGTATCTTCTCTATGGATTCCGTGTTAATTCATCATATGTGTGCAATAAGGTGCCCTGTCCCCACAATGTAGACTGCTTTATATCTCGGCCGACGGAGAAGACCATCTTCCTGCTCATCATGTACATCGTCAGCTGCCTCTGCCTGCTCCTCAACGTGTGTGAGATGTTCCACTTGGGCATTGGAACATTCCAGGACACTCTCCGCAAGAGGAGGAACCAGGGGTGTCGACGGCCTTCGTACAGCTACCCGTACTCCCGTAACATCCCCGCCTCTCCCCCCGAGTACAACTTGGTCATGAAGTCAGACAAGCCCAACCGGATAATCCCCAACAGTCTAATTATGCACCATGAGCAGAACATGGCCAACGATGCCCAGGAACATAACCAAGAGTGCACCAGTCCAGATGACAACATCCCCTCGGACCTGGCCAGCCTGCACCGCCACCTACGGGTGGCCCAGGAGCAGCTCGAAATGGCCTTCCAGACCTACAACACCAACAAGAACCAGCCCACCTCGAGGACAAGTAGTCCTGGAAGCACCATGGCAGAGCACAACAGGGTCAACACAACCCAGGAGAAACAAGGAGCCAGGCCGAAATCAGCCACTACAGAGAAAGCTGGGACCATTGTAAAAAACGGAAAGAGTTCTGTATGGATTTAG